The following proteins are encoded in a genomic region of Sorangiineae bacterium MSr12523:
- a CDS encoding alpha/beta hydrolase, giving the protein MIRSHRVRANGLVHHVIEWNPHEDGRRSNVPTIVLLHGFMDAARSWDLVVPHLLQGGLRVIAPDLRGFGDTERVPQGGYYHFSDYVADVAGIVDELCGDATFHLVGHSMGGTVATLYAGARPERVSRLALLEGLGVSDNPPSAAPLRMRRWLEDLEQHRLRGGGRGPRTMEHALAALKVNHPTIPEEILETRLPHLIDRAPDGSLFWRFDPLHRTMAPTPFRADAHVEFAARITCPVLIVGGGPRGYHLPDEEARIARFPHVMRAEIEDAGHMMHWTRPLQVAEALLGFL; this is encoded by the coding sequence ATGATTCGCTCGCATCGGGTTCGTGCCAATGGGCTTGTCCACCACGTCATCGAGTGGAATCCGCACGAAGATGGGCGACGCTCGAATGTGCCGACCATCGTCCTTCTTCACGGCTTCATGGACGCGGCGCGCTCCTGGGACCTGGTGGTGCCGCATCTCCTGCAAGGCGGACTGCGCGTGATCGCTCCCGACCTACGCGGTTTCGGCGACACCGAGCGCGTGCCCCAAGGAGGCTATTATCACTTTTCCGATTATGTCGCGGATGTGGCGGGCATCGTGGACGAGCTCTGTGGCGATGCAACGTTTCATTTGGTCGGTCACTCCATGGGCGGGACGGTGGCGACGCTCTATGCAGGTGCGCGACCCGAGCGGGTGAGTCGCCTTGCGCTGCTCGAAGGGCTCGGCGTTTCCGACAATCCACCGTCGGCGGCTCCGCTTCGGATGCGCCGCTGGCTCGAGGATCTCGAGCAGCATCGTCTTCGCGGTGGCGGTCGTGGTCCGCGCACGATGGAGCATGCCCTTGCAGCCCTGAAGGTCAATCACCCCACGATTCCCGAGGAAATTCTGGAAACGCGCTTGCCGCACTTGATCGACCGCGCGCCGGATGGGTCGCTCTTCTGGCGGTTCGATCCCCTCCATCGCACAATGGCTCCGACCCCCTTTCGGGCCGACGCCCATGTCGAGTTCGCCGCGCGCATCACGTGTCCCGTTCTCATCGTCGGCGGCGGCCCACGTGGCTACCACCTCCCCGACGAAGAAGCGCGCATCGCCCGCTTCCCCCACGTCATGCGCGCCGAAATCGAGGACGCAGGTCACATGATGCACTGGACCCGCCCCCTCCAGGTCGCCGAGGCCTTGCTCGGCTTTCTCTGA
- a CDS encoding agmatine deiminase family protein, with the protein MLAASLFGCSSQAEQAGANVGNTDGANHVTSGGPLPVWITKEERAMQRSLSFNDDEPTGSAPPAGYRVPAEYEPVDAVLITWRDYTEVLGQVAVASAAAGAQVLTVSGPASIPGVPANRYRRLGYTSNTAWSRDYGPVGIDDSTHMLGIVDTRYAGYATRPADDAMPCKVANTLDARCYTTSLVLDGGNYMTDGRGNVFLTNVVYEWNSRLSREAVDEALKRYVGARKVHALDYAANPDGEPADGTGHIDMFAKLVGECKVIVAQTSDEPFKSTTDKAATYFRNLACGRGQYEVTRVKGWVSEGTWYTYTNSLIVNDSVIVPFYDDAEKNEEARRAYESAMPGYRVVGINSESTIHSGGSIHCLTKEIPAIR; encoded by the coding sequence GTGCTGGCGGCATCACTCTTTGGTTGTTCCTCGCAAGCCGAGCAAGCCGGCGCGAACGTCGGAAATACCGACGGCGCGAACCACGTAACGAGTGGCGGCCCGCTGCCCGTTTGGATCACCAAAGAAGAGCGGGCGATGCAGCGCTCGCTCTCATTCAATGACGACGAGCCAACCGGCTCGGCCCCGCCGGCGGGGTACCGCGTGCCGGCCGAGTACGAGCCCGTCGACGCGGTGCTCATCACGTGGCGGGACTACACCGAGGTGCTCGGCCAAGTCGCCGTCGCGAGCGCCGCCGCGGGGGCGCAAGTCCTGACGGTCTCCGGGCCCGCGTCGATCCCCGGCGTGCCGGCGAATCGGTACCGAAGGCTCGGTTACACGTCCAACACTGCCTGGTCGCGCGATTACGGCCCGGTCGGGATTGACGACTCGACCCACATGCTGGGCATCGTCGATACCCGATACGCCGGCTATGCAACCCGGCCCGCCGACGATGCGATGCCGTGCAAGGTCGCCAATACCCTGGACGCCCGGTGTTACACGACGAGCCTCGTGCTCGACGGCGGGAATTACATGACCGATGGGCGTGGAAATGTCTTTTTGACCAATGTCGTTTACGAGTGGAACTCCCGTTTGAGTCGGGAAGCCGTCGACGAGGCCCTCAAACGGTACGTCGGCGCACGAAAGGTTCATGCTCTGGATTACGCGGCAAACCCGGATGGAGAGCCGGCCGATGGCACGGGTCACATCGATATGTTCGCCAAGCTCGTTGGCGAGTGCAAAGTCATCGTCGCCCAGACCTCGGACGAGCCGTTCAAGTCCACCACCGACAAAGCCGCCACCTATTTCCGCAACCTCGCCTGCGGGCGCGGCCAGTACGAGGTCACACGTGTCAAAGGTTGGGTGAGCGAAGGCACTTGGTACACGTATACGAACTCGCTCATCGTGAATGATTCGGTCATCGTCCCCTTCTACGACGATGCCGAAAAGAACGAAGAAGCGCGCCGCGCGTACGAATCCGCGATGCCCGGCTATCGGGTCGTCGGAATCAACAGCGAATCGACCATCCACTCTGGGGGCTCGATTCACTGCCTCACCAAAGAGATCCCGGCCATCCGCTAA
- a CDS encoding helix-turn-helix transcriptional regulator, whose protein sequence is MSAADYAFGEFRLAGESRTLLLGDEPVRLGTRAFDILRILVERAGTVVTTDELVGLVWPDVVVEETNLRVQVGALRKVLARGEQGQRAIETVPRGYRFALPVASVASVDASDAPESPAANEAGGPPSGEHAIPALHNLPALLATPVGRAEAITLLTNSLAEHRLITIAGPGGVGKTTVAIAVARRCLGHFPDGVCFIDLASLSDPNLVTSAVASALGIGVLPDEPLAGLLSHLRKKRVLLLLDTCEHVVDSVATLVEALLSRLPELRILATSREVLRAAGEWAHHLPSLSHPSWTDGLKAADALAYPAINLFVRTAQASTDQFELNDADAATVAAICRRLDGMPLAIEFAAARVGELGVREIAARLDDRFGVLTQGRRTALPRHKTLAATLDWSYQLLPPEEQEMLRQLSAFRGAFTADAAVAVAGTSWTRSAALTHLSNLFAKSLVTADIGGETPLYRLLDTTRAFGMQKLTESESHDVSQRHAAYVLAALRDAEIDYEITDTRRWTERHRHLIDDLRDALDWAMSGSGDHVLGAQLLANSVLLWFALSLFDEYAHRMKAAVALLATMPIADPAMSCRFRDVFGHAMWQTGERIETVVGAFREALEIAKGASLVDAQLRALWGLLVAFGHNGDYEEALAISKQFDVLASNVDRPGVELTRRRMATLALHGIGDQAGARVHAERVLEDAAIHANKPRQRGIQFDSRIGIRAALSRILWLQGFPKQAWACAHEGVELARAFGQALPLCYIITVGVVPVALWTGATSTAKEYTEMLLTSSLEHYLVRCHAFARTYHANLEGHFDACRELIAADPYLADIMATIDGPRASEAALARTAKGGETWCTAELLRIRATRILDRAEEAESLLRQSLDIARRQQALSWELRTATTLAELWERGNRHTEAHDLLAAVYDRFTEGFDTQDLKRANAILRPKRY, encoded by the coding sequence TTGAGCGCCGCGGACTATGCCTTCGGCGAGTTTCGCCTTGCGGGCGAATCCCGCACCTTGCTCTTGGGCGATGAGCCCGTTCGGCTCGGCACGCGCGCTTTCGACATCCTTCGCATCTTGGTCGAGCGCGCGGGCACCGTCGTCACCACCGACGAACTGGTCGGACTCGTATGGCCCGACGTTGTCGTCGAAGAGACGAACCTGCGCGTGCAAGTCGGGGCCCTTCGCAAGGTGCTCGCTCGCGGAGAGCAGGGGCAGCGCGCCATCGAAACGGTGCCTCGAGGTTACCGTTTCGCGCTGCCCGTCGCTTCTGTCGCATCCGTCGATGCATCCGATGCACCGGAGTCGCCCGCTGCGAACGAAGCCGGCGGCCCGCCATCGGGTGAGCACGCCATTCCCGCCCTGCACAATTTACCGGCGTTGCTCGCAACACCGGTGGGACGTGCAGAAGCCATCACGCTCCTCACGAATTCGCTGGCCGAGCATCGCCTGATCACCATCGCCGGGCCAGGCGGGGTCGGCAAAACCACCGTGGCCATCGCGGTGGCGCGACGATGCTTGGGGCATTTTCCGGACGGCGTGTGCTTCATCGATCTCGCGTCTCTCTCCGACCCGAACCTGGTCACGAGCGCGGTGGCGTCAGCACTGGGAATCGGCGTTCTTCCCGACGAGCCTCTCGCCGGTCTGCTCTCTCATTTGCGTAAGAAGCGCGTGCTTCTTTTGCTCGATACTTGCGAGCATGTCGTGGATTCGGTCGCAACCCTGGTGGAGGCGCTCCTTTCGCGGCTTCCCGAGCTACGCATCCTCGCCACCAGCCGCGAAGTTCTGCGGGCCGCTGGGGAATGGGCGCATCACCTTCCGTCCCTATCGCACCCTTCTTGGACCGACGGACTGAAGGCCGCCGACGCCCTTGCCTACCCCGCGATAAATCTTTTCGTTCGAACCGCGCAGGCGAGCACGGATCAATTCGAACTGAACGATGCCGATGCGGCCACCGTGGCCGCCATTTGCCGCCGGCTGGATGGAATGCCGCTGGCCATCGAATTTGCCGCGGCGCGCGTGGGGGAGCTCGGCGTTCGGGAGATTGCCGCCCGCCTCGATGACCGATTCGGTGTGCTGACGCAGGGACGCCGGACGGCGCTTCCGAGGCACAAGACGCTCGCGGCGACGCTGGATTGGAGCTACCAGCTCCTTCCGCCCGAAGAGCAAGAGATGCTGCGGCAACTTTCTGCCTTTCGCGGGGCGTTCACCGCCGATGCCGCGGTCGCCGTGGCGGGCACGTCATGGACGCGATCGGCCGCATTGACGCACCTGTCCAACCTTTTTGCCAAGTCGCTGGTGACGGCCGACATCGGTGGCGAAACGCCCTTGTATCGCTTGTTGGATACGACGCGCGCCTTCGGGATGCAAAAGCTGACGGAAAGCGAATCGCACGACGTCTCCCAACGTCACGCGGCATACGTCCTCGCCGCACTCCGGGACGCCGAGATCGATTACGAGATCACGGACACGAGACGGTGGACCGAGCGCCATCGCCATTTGATTGACGATTTGCGCGATGCACTCGATTGGGCCATGTCCGGATCGGGCGATCATGTTTTGGGCGCGCAGCTCCTCGCGAATTCCGTATTGCTCTGGTTCGCCCTATCGTTGTTCGACGAATACGCGCACCGGATGAAGGCCGCCGTCGCGCTGCTCGCCACGATGCCCATTGCCGATCCGGCCATGTCGTGCCGCTTCAGGGACGTATTCGGGCACGCGATGTGGCAGACCGGGGAGCGCATCGAGACCGTGGTCGGCGCCTTCCGAGAGGCGCTCGAAATCGCGAAAGGCGCATCGCTCGTCGACGCGCAGCTCCGCGCGCTTTGGGGGTTGCTCGTGGCCTTTGGCCACAATGGCGATTACGAAGAGGCCCTGGCGATTTCGAAACAATTCGACGTGCTTGCCTCGAACGTCGATCGCCCCGGGGTCGAGCTCACCCGTCGACGCATGGCCACGCTTGCACTTCATGGCATTGGCGATCAGGCAGGCGCGCGCGTTCATGCCGAACGCGTACTCGAGGATGCAGCCATCCATGCGAACAAGCCCCGACAACGAGGGATTCAGTTCGACTCGCGCATCGGGATTCGAGCGGCGCTCTCGCGCATCCTTTGGCTTCAGGGCTTTCCAAAGCAAGCGTGGGCCTGCGCCCACGAGGGCGTCGAGCTCGCGCGGGCCTTCGGCCAGGCGCTCCCATTGTGTTACATCATCACGGTCGGTGTCGTTCCCGTTGCGCTCTGGACGGGCGCCACGTCCACGGCAAAAGAATACACGGAGATGCTTCTCACGAGCTCGTTGGAGCATTACCTCGTCCGATGCCATGCGTTCGCCCGAACCTACCATGCCAACTTGGAGGGTCATTTCGACGCATGCCGCGAATTGATCGCGGCGGATCCGTACCTCGCCGACATCATGGCCACCATCGATGGGCCACGCGCCAGTGAAGCCGCCTTGGCGCGCACCGCAAAAGGTGGCGAAACCTGGTGTACGGCCGAATTGCTTCGAATCCGCGCGACCCGCATCCTGGATCGCGCGGAGGAAGCCGAATCCCTTCTTCGCCAATCCCTCGATATCGCTCGCCGTCAGCAAGCGTTGTCCTGGGAGCTCCGAACCGCGACGACCCTCGCAGAGCTTTGGGAGCGCGGCAACCGACACACGGAGGCGCACGACCTGCTCGCCGCCGTGTACGATCGGTTCACCGAGGGCTTCGACACGCAGGACCTGAAACGAGCCAACGCCATCCTTCGACCCAAGCGCTATTGA